A portion of the Lolium rigidum isolate FL_2022 chromosome 1, APGP_CSIRO_Lrig_0.1, whole genome shotgun sequence genome contains these proteins:
- the LOC124704073 gene encoding carotenoid cleavage dioxygenase 8 homolog B, chloroplastic-like — protein MSGRRASGQNDRGKRAAAQPLASPGPVVAPVVSAPPRPGLQRDANQLVAWKSVQHERWEGALQVEGKLPLWLDGTYLRNGPGLWDVGEYGFRHLFDGYATLVRVSFHEGHAVGAHRQVESEAYKAASEHGKVCYREFSEVPKVDSFASFVGQVATLFSGSSLTDNANTGVVRLGDGRVLCLTETVKGSIVVDPDTLDTVGKFEYEDKLGGLIHSAHPIVTDTEFWTLIPDLIRPGYVVARMDAGSNERKFVGRVDCRGGPAPGWVHSFPVTDNYVVVPEMPLRYCAENLLRAEPTPLYKFKWHPKSGSYMHVMCKASGNIVASVEVPSFITFHFINAYEEKDEEGRVTAIIADCCEHNSNTSILDDLRLNNLRAFSGEDVLTDARVGRFRIPLDGSPTGELEAALDPEEHGRGMDMCSINPDRRGKEYRYAYACGAHRPCNFPNTLTKLDLVEKTAKNWYEEGAVPSEPYFVARPGAVEEDDGVAISMVSAKDGSGYALVLDAKTFQEVARAKFPYGLPYGLHCCWVPRGKVT, from the exons ATGTCCGGCCGTCGAGCCAGCGGTCAGAACGACAGGGGCAAGCGGGCGGCGGCGCAGCCTCTAGCGTCTCCGGGACCGGTCGTAGCCCCGGTCGTCAGTGCCCCGCCACGTCCTGGACTCCAACGCGATGCCAACCAGCTCGTGGCTTGGAAGAGCGTCCAGCACGAGAGGTGGGAGGGGGCACTGCAAGTGGAGGGAAAGCTTCCGCTCTGGCTG GATGGCACATACCTGCGTAACGGTCCGGGCCTATGGGATGTCGGGGAGTACGGTTTCCGGCACCTGTTCGATGGCTACGCAACGCTGGTGCGCGTCTCGTTCCATGAAGGCCACGCCGTGGGCGCGCACCGACAGGTGGAGTCTGAAGCCTACAAGGCGGCGAGCGAGCACGGCAAGGTGTGCTACCGCGAGTTCTCGGAGGTGCCTAAGGTGGACAGCTTCGCGTCCTTCGTCGGGCAGGTCGCGACGCTCTTCTCGGGCTCCTCCCTCACCGACAACGCCAACACGGGCGTCGTGAGGCTCGGCGACGGCCGCGTGCTGTGCCTGACGGAGACGGTGAAGGGCTCCATCGTCGTCGACCCCGACACGCTGGACACGGTGGGCAAGTTCGAGTACGAGGACAAGCTGGGTGGGCTGATCCACTCGGCGCACCCCATCGTGACGGACACCGAGTTCTGGACGCTGATCCCGGACCTGATCCGGCCAGGCTACGTGGTGGCGAGAATGGACGCCGGGAGCAACGAGAGGAAGTTTGTGGGCAGGGTGGACTGCCGCGGCGGGCCGGCGCCCGGGTGGGTGCACTCCTTCCCCGTCACCGACAACTACGTGGTCGTGCCGGAGATGCCGCTGCGGTACTGCGCCGAGAACCTCCTCCGCGCCGAGCCCACGCCGCTGTACAAGTTCAAGTGGCACCCAAAGTCCGGGAGCTACATGCACGTCATGTGCAAGGCCAGCGGCAACATC GTGGCGAGCGTGGAGGTGCCGTCGTTCATCACCTTCCACTTCATCAACGCGTACGAGGAGAAAGACGAGGAGGGGCGGGTGACGGCGATCATCGCCGACTGCTGCGAGCACAACTCCAACACCTCAATCCTGGATGACCTTCGGCTCAACAATCTCCGTGCCTTCTCCGGCGAGGACGTCCTCACCGACGCGAG GGTTGGCAGGTTCAGGATACCGCTGGACGGCAGCCCTAcgggggagctggaggcggcgcTGGACCCGGAGGAGCATGGCCGTGGGATGGACATGTGCAGCATCAACCCTGACCGCCGCGGtaaggagtaccgctacgcctacGCATGCGGCGCGCATCGGCCGTGCAACTTCCCCAATACGCTTACGAAGCTCGACCTTGTGGAGAAGACGGCTAAGAACTGGTACGAGGAGGGCGCCGTGCCCTCAGAGCCCTACTTCGTGGCGCGCCCCGGCGCCGTCGAGGAAGACGACG GCGTGGCGATATCGATGGTGAGCGCCAAGGACGGGTCGGGCTACGCGCTGGTGCTGGACGCCAAGACGTTCCAGGAGGTCGCACGGGCCAAGTTCCCCTACGGGCTGCCCTACGGCTTGCACTGCTGCTGGGTGCCCAGGGGCAAAGTGACATAA